GTTGACTTCGGCATGGGCTTCGTGTGCTTTGATGCAGCTTCAAAGGTGGGAGCTGAACAGACCTttaacaacagtaaaaatatgaaaaacagaTTGGAGGCAACAGTATTGTAGACAGTGTGATGAAACAAATCACAACACCTCAgcttccctttttctttttttggtgcTGCTAACTTATTCTGCACTGTGAGCACTTTGGGAGTATGAGCACATTTGTTTTGACGGCTGGTTCCCCCCAGCTCAAACCTCTCACTCCTGCCTGCAGTTAATTTTGGCCTTTCCCCAAGTCTGAGAGCCCATGCAGACTATTCCATTGGTGCACATTATGTGGATGAACAGGACTCAAGCGCTGCCATATTGTTCTCTAAGATTTTGGCCCCAATTCCTGCAATGTGAAGCAGCGATGTCCCCCAAGGATGATACAAATGTTGCCAGCATATTGTTTACAGAGagaaatgcacaaaatacaGTCATATGTAAAAGACAATACACAGGGTGGTATTACTCCATGATCAAAAGCTGCTATTGGCAAATTTCAAAACCAATGCTAAAATTAGTTTTAGACAAAGACAGCACAAATCCAATTACAAGTTGAGATGTAATCTGTTTGCTCAGGACGTAGTGAGATGTTCCACAGCTCTGGTCTTTTAGCTACAGCTTTTTAACtcactacattttaaaataaatctcaatTAGACCTCGCTGACAGAACCCAGACATCTATTGCATAGTGatttataatatacagtataaagctTTAAAGGTATAAATTAAACCTGGGAGTAAGTGGGAGTGCAGAGATAGACTCCAGCCCCTTGAGAACTGACGGATGAATAAAGCACTCTGTGTCATCTGTTAAATAAAAGGCATGAAATGTGTGAAGCACAGCATTCGTATATGTGGAATGATAGTTGTGCAAAGTGAGCTAATCAGTCAACAGTCAGACGATTCATCTTCTCATGGGAAGACATCTTTAGAGCCAGCTGTTGAATTAACCTGGTATATtgtcagaaaacaaatgcaagtgggagcagcaaacaaacacaacaaggtcAATGTGCATTTGACTGAAAAGGCCTTCAGACTGCTTTTTTTTGGATGCATGTATCACatggacatacagtatgtatgataTGCTGGATGGATTATTGTGTCTTGCATAAAATAGTGTTGTAAAATAACCACTATCATGGAAATAATAGCTTCAGATGATGCTTCCAAATTAACAAATTTCTTGATGATACTGATGAAACTACTGTAAGTTTCTCACATAATAATGTTAACTTTGACAAAGATAAAACCAAAAATGACTCATGAAAGTGTTACTTTAtgaggaaaggagaagagagactTCACATAATAGAGATGTGAAGCTCTAGTAATTGACATGAAGGAGCTGGAGGTATCATGACTTCTATCTAGGTCAACAAGTCAGAGGGGTTTTTTAAAGGCAAAGTAGGAAAAGTGACACTGATAATGTTTcatgaagaagacaaaaagataTTTTCCAAAAATATCACAAGGAGTTTTATGTAGAAACATGATTTTTAATTAGCTGTTGCAAGAATAATTCAGATCCTTCACTAGTAAAAGTATTTAAGAAGctgtataaaaaagaaacattatgcAGATAATGATTCATTTCGTTATCATATGTTATGGTTTTGAATTTATATTTACCTTGCATTCATGTGCATGTTGCACTTTCTCACTGTAATTGTTTAAGGTCGCCCTAATTTGAactgtattatttatgttttatgcaCGTTTGCAGGTTATCTAAGAAAGTTTAGAGTACAGTAGCTAATTTAGCTTAACAGGAACTCCCTTAGTTTATTAGAAAAATTCAGATTCATTAGCAgcagtacagtgtacagtacttTAGTGTACAGTTTCTACCGCTGCTATTCATCAGATTGGTATTTACAGTAGTTATTATAGTACACTACAGCCTTGCAGAGTGATGTGAACAGATACATATTCATGTGAAAAGCGTGGACAGCTTGTCGACCTGAGAAGTCCGTCTGGAAACTGTCGTCTGGTTCACTGTGCAGCTTTTGTTGATTCAGTTCAACACTAATTGAATCACTGAAGCGCTGCTATTTCAGGTGAAATTGCTCTGGCTTGTTAAATTTCCCATATGGCAAAAAATAACAAGTTTATATCACATGACAGTCAGTATCCGGTTGATCTGCTGACGTGCCCCATTTCTCATTGGATCCGTGtggattttaactttaaatattcataaagtAGTGACACAAGGAAGAATTCACAAATGATATTATAgtaaataaagatttatagTTGTGGTGTTGTTTACCGGTGAAAGTTTGATTCATATaatctttttaatttctttatatttcagGCAGTACTGTGGAGATATAAGTTCTCCCAACTGAAAGGATCATCTGATGATGGAAAAAGCAAGATCAAGTTTTTATTCCAAAATCAAGAGTCCAAATCTATTGAAGCAAAGGTAATTCACTTGGACAGGCGTTTAATACTGCACGTCAGGGAAAACATCATCACTGCATTTAGTTAGGTCTCACTGCTGTTGCTAAGCCACAAAGCTTTGGAATATAAATACTTATGTAGCACTTCagtacagattttttttttttggtctctttCAGGAACTGGAGTTCTCAAATCTCTTCGCAGTGCTTCATTGCATCCACGCTTTCTTTGCTGCCAAAGTTGCTTGCCTGGATCCGATGTTTGTGGAGAGCCATGGCACTGCGACTAGCACTGGGATTCCCTCTCTTTCCAGTATCTCGTGCAATTCACAGACACCAAAACTGAAATACGCCACTTGACAGGCGCTGCTCGCTCCAGACCGCTTTTGAAACGGTGCTGGATACATTCGTGACTTTGGCCCTAAAGTGGTGGACAGGAGAACTGGAAAATGTTTGGATTGTGACATTGTGGAAAACAGCTGTAtacagtggtggaaaaaaactCTTTGGGATTGATACACTTAATATCTCTGAAGAAACACCAGGGATTCTGGGATTTCTggaacaataaacacaaacctCTACTTTGAATAATTCACAGAAAAAGACTCTATGGACACATgtgataaaacagtttttaagtgaatttgtttttctcttgacCCTCAGACACCATAATCAACACATCACAAAGGACAGGATCACAAAGAGAAATGTAGTTTTTCCCAAACTAGTCTGCTTTTTTAAGTAATTTTACTGAAGATTTGGAGTTTAAGATAAACTTTTTCCACCTCAGACGACACATCACTGCACAGTTCTGCAAGGGTATTTATAGACACTGGATATGATGTTGctttatatttccattttttttgtgtattcCTGAGGTAAAAAACTTTACCTACATTCATAATTCAATAGATTTTCCACCAATAAACAGTGTAATTCgtcaaactaaaaactaaatggTATCGGCCTGATTTTGCAATACAAAAACTTAATCATATAGTTAGGTTGTTGGCAGCATTGGTGGGAAAAATTAATTGTGTAAGAtggtatgtgtgtatgaaaataCTCAGTAACCTCATTTATATGTCTTTGTACATGCTGTACACCCGAGTGTGAGGTGAGCATTTAGCCATTTACTAGATTAGTGGACAGACATGCTGTCGGTTTTACtgtatgaatgaaaaatgaccCTTTGAGAATCACGTTTAATTTAACAAATCACTCCAAACATGATTAAAGACCACCTTCCATTACATTTATAGCATTTTCACCAAGCCTTGattgtgtaaataaacactgacatgCAGATGAACTCAAAGAATTATGAATTATAGTGAGGGATTACTCTTAGGGATTACTGCATTTGTTAATTTGATGTTCACCAGATGACTAGCTCACAACCTCTCTTCATCATCTGCTCTATGGACCaattaagaagaaaaaacttCACCTATGGAATATTTTTTAACTACTCTCATGTTTTTTGACTTCCTCTTGTAAATAATAACTGACAAATGAGAACACACCGCAACAAcaataggaaaaaaaagtagCATCACGGCCCTCCATGGTTCGAGATGCCCCTTTAAACCTCACTCAGTGTGGAGCTGTTCATAAATGCAGCAGAGTGACAAATAAACTATCATATTCAAAGAGTTCAGGTCAATTAGCGCAATTAATCATGCTCTTACCTTCAATTTACAAAGTAGTATTCAAACACAAGAGGCCCATGGGTAAGTAAACTCTAGAGGATAGCAAATTAAATGGGGTCAATAAAGTGCTTCGTACTGTGCGGGCTTGTTAAGCTGACAGCAGTGTCTGAGGGAAACTAATGGTGGTGCAGTCTATGCAAAGAAAGTCTGAGTGATGcttttgtgctttaaaaatatCTCGGTCGCATATACCCTTATAACACAAGATGTAGAGAGTgaggtttattttattttttgcagaagttttattaacaaatatgctgtataataaattaataaatgaaacctTTTATAACACGGGCCACTTGTGAGTAGTTTTATTTCTCACGGACTGTTCCTCTGATTTAACACATCAAGCTCAGTTTAGTCACAACCAGTTctcaaatcatttattttgattgtactgaaatgttttctggtGTTTTTGTGGACATACTGAATTTATACTATTAAAGGCAAGTAGCCAAGTACTAAAATTTACTTAGTCAGTAGTTAACATTTAGGAAAAACAATCCTACTGGTTTCTTCTGGACAGTGGCATTGATACTAATctcaattaaattttaaactATGACATTCATTAATGTATCTTTGCATATAAACTGGAACATCAAAGACGATACACCTACCAGCGCCTCCAAAGCTCACTTATTAACatgttattttgcttttgtgtaaTTGACCAAATCCACCATTTAACTTTGACTCTGTTGAGgttgttttctgtattcatgCAGAATGGTACTAATCAGGGAGTCTTAAGTACTTGGCTTAAAATTACAATTCAATGTAAAATCTTCAGCAGGAGAACTGACcaaaacaaagaatgaaagaaataataatacattaataaaaagacatatttataataaataaatatctatgtgtgtaagtttttttttatcacactaGAATTTTATGGGAGCTGTAATCAGGCTCTTGAGTTTTATTGCTAGGATTCAGAGTTTCTTTAGCAGAACCCATACTTGAAGCAACTTTATCAGATTTCAACTTTGAAACATTAGCTTTACAGAATCATGTTCGAATAAACAAAATGATGTTTATATaaattcatccatccattatacTAAGCACTTCTCCTGTTAAGGGTTGTGGTGTTCCAAGAGCCAGTCATCATGGAAGCTGTTGTAAATGCAAagtctacagtacagtaactttacaattttatattttatcaaattaagttatatttttcagtacaaaactaaaactaaaactttgtTATGCTCCTGTGTATATCAAAACTCAACTATCTTAAATAAACTCAAGTCCCTCAAGTATTTTGCATATTATACTATAGTCTAAAGTTCACTGGAGGATGTTTAGAAACATTATGCTGTTGATTAACATGAAAGAAAATGGAGTGAGAAGAAAGatattcatttgaaaaaaagctaatttgtggtttcaaattaaaagataTGCACATAgtattaaaattttaattatagTCTTTCCCTATTATGAATGACTCAGAATTTGTATTTTCAGAGAATTTGTGTTTGCTCAAAACAAAAGGCAGTGGCCTTTGATTGAACCAAAACTGCATGCAttcagaaagaggaaaaaaacaggatATGATACATAGAATTATGTCTTTTGTAACTTCTCTAAAAAGAAAAGGTCTCTTTGTACCCAGCTGACATTTGGTATTTTACCACTTACTGTTCAAACTGAATGGTATCTCAATTTCGAGGTAGAAAATGAGTAGTATTTAAATttgctttgtgctttttttttttatattgggAACGGCAcagaacttaaaaaaaaggagattGATTTTGTGAATGACGCATGTGCTACgagaaaacatgcacatgtacagtacatgcaaatTTGTGGTGGCTTATAAAGATGCTTAATGTgacacaaaagtaaaacaaatttcTAACACATACAAATCTACTGCAACACCTGATTTTCCCTTGTGGGATtaaataaagtatctatcttGTGCTCTACGTACATATAATGTCACATAGAACACAAGGTTTATTGCACAAAATACATAAGTATAAGAAATGCAATGGAAATCAAGCTACTAATTATTGCCACAGATAAGATTTATCTGTGGCAAACACAGCATccaaaactgtttaaataacacaataaagGTAAATTGGTACTGGTAAGTGCCTGTGATGTTTCCAGCCGGAGACCTTCATCACATAATCTGCTCTACAGAGTCAGGTACAAGTTGCAGTAAGAAGCTTTATTTCAGTAGACTCCACACTGACATTTGTACTAttgtctctgcttctgtttgtcATGGTGACTCATTTGACTCCTTTAGCACAAAATCctgagggaggaaaagaaagaaagaaaaaaacacggGCATGAGACAAAAAAGAGCAGTTACAATGATTCGAAGAGGCACGATGTGattgtgacttttatttctgtgcCAAACATTTACgaagaaacaacacattttcaaaatgaactGCACACTCTATGCAAAGTCAACCTAGGCCTGATACACTCTAACAGAACTGTTTTGGCTCGTAACGAATTAGCCTAATATGAGAGTGCTGAATTGGTTATGACTACCCTGGGTGCCATTTTTTGTAGTCGAATGTTGTCCACTTCAAATGTAATCACAGCAGTCCCATTAACTTTGGTGCAAGGCGTGACCTGAGAGTTGAGGTTGTAGGTCCCCTGCTTTCAATACTTAATGTGCTCTCTACTTAGCAATTACGCTTTAGATAATAATGGTATATAAACTGTTGCATGCCTGTAATTGGTCATGTGAATTTTAATGGATACCACCCGAACCAAATGGGACTATGTTGGTATGGGTAATTATAAGCTGATAAATTATTCCATTATTGCTTACTTGCAAAGCTTTTCAatgattgtaaaaaaaaaaaaacaaaaaaacaaaaaaaaatgttacctCTTCATACACAAGAACTACTAACAAAATAATTTGccctgtttaaaaacaaaataattttcaaTACACCAGAACAAAATGAAGATCTATAGCACTAATATATCTTACCTATTTaacagacagcagtggagttttaATCTACAGAGTTCCCAGTGTCAAGATACAGTACAGCAAGAGGGCGCTACAACAAACCAAATGCAAATTAAACTGTATGCAGAATTATATGATAACAATACATATATATCACTTTTATATTGAATAGAATTGATATCAACAACATTCAACTCAGCTTTTGGAATACTAAATTATGCATGTaaaggaagatgaagaaaagtCTGTGATGGTGAAGTGAAGAAAAAGTCTGACATCTCTCGGTGAtgtgccattttgtttttttgttttgtttttttcactgtggAATGTTTCTGTAGAAATATACCTTCGTTTGCGTTAAATCTTCCTATGCCAGAAAACCCACAGAAATCCTAATGTGATGGGGTATGCTGGCACTTTTAAAGCCACCACTATCAGGAAAGTTCTGCAAGCAAATTGTACTTTGATTTAACAGGATTTACATTACAATAAGTCCAGTCCACagtttagcaaaaaaaaaaaaaaaaaaggcaccttttttctctcacttgAGGACTGAAGACTAAGGTGCTTTGCTGGACTCTTCTACAAAAGGCTTCAAAATCTTCAGCAATTCTAATTTTGCATTGTcgtcaataaaaacaaaacaaaacacagtactATACAGGGTTTGAGATTTGTCTGAAGGCCATCTGATCctctttaaatactttttttttttcatttcatcaaaacattttcGAATTGGCCACTTGGGACATTATGTCCTGTGACCATTCATAAGATGCAAAGTCAGAACACCGaagacatatacagtatattcatgcATGTACTTGTTATAACATGTCCCCATTACCTGTTCCCTCTATAAACAAGCTGAAAATGTGAACCAAGGTTAAACACCTGTCATCAATATTTTGAACCCCTGATATGATTAATCAAATGAATATATTACTTGCAtcaaaaatggaaagaaaaccACGGAGAGGAGAGAGCCTTGAACACCTTAAATAAAGTAGGACGTCCGTCAGCTACTCATATGCAAAGTGAGAAAACACAAGGATGTATGTTAAGTACCCTGTAGAAAAAAGTTACGTTAAAAGGTGCCCTGTAGAAAACATCATGAACCAATCTGGTCTCTCAGTGATCTATAGTAATAGGAAGGTACAAAACACGTTGCTCTACAATGAAAAATCCAGAAGAGTAATGACATAAGTGCTCCATTCATGATTATGCAAGAGCGCCTTACTCTCGGGCTCCAAATGGGATGATGTGGCCTCGTTTCAGTGTCTTTTGCTTCTTTCAGCATCGTCAAATCATCAGACACCGATAGTAAGTTAAAGCTTCTAAAAAAGGTGCAATAAAAGTCTTCATCTTAGCATGATCATCTTTTAACAAATATAGTACGaacttcatttttctttatacaATTTTAAATCTGCACACTTCTGCAGAAGTCCTGACTTATTGTGATAAAATCTGAATCTCAAAATGGGTTTCTGAAACTATTTTATAAGTATactttttacattgtttttttttttttaataaacaaatcaaaaggaAAGTGTCAACACAAACTAACAACTTGTGACAATCATAACATTATTATCCAATATTATCTATGACGTTTCTTTCCATTCCACAGTTTTACCATCAAGATTTAATGGAAATAATGCTACATTTGTACTGAAAAGGGTGAAGAAAACTATTTCAGCAGACGCTGCGCCCAGGAATCAATATCAAGTCGATCAGTCATTTCTCTCTGTAATACAGCAAATATGCTTTCAGTGACTCAGGCAGCGGTAAAGCCATTATTTGGTCTCTCAACACGTTCACTTGCTTAAGAATTTCAATGTCGCCaatgtctctctcctcctcctcctccacttccttgTGTTCTTCTTCAGtgtgctcctcctcctcactctccaccATTTGGGGGATCAGCTGGTTGCCTACAAAAACGTAGGTGTTGATGCGTCGCCGCCGGCACCGCCGGCGCTTGCGCTTCTGTGGGACTCTTTGCACCATCCCCTTCCCCTGACTGTCCTCGTTGGCCAGGTTTCTGAGGGTGCGGCGTATGTAGATCCGAGACAGATCCTGAAGGCTGCGGACAGTCACTGGGGCTGAGGACAAAGACAGATGACACAGTCCTTCAGGGCAATGCGCcacaaaaataagaataatccATACAGCTGCACTAGTCTTTCAACTAGGTCAGCACAAACAAGTGAGACCATCAAAGAGGAAACTGTGTCTCACTATTTCAAGGAAAAGGGAATAACTGGCtcagtgaagcagctgcagggCGAGCTTCGCCAAAGCAAACACTGCTTTAGGAGTcgtcacatcacatcagtttGCGTGGattttctgacattaaaacactgcCTGTGTTACTCTTCAGGACTGGTTAGGCATAATATAACTCAATGAGACcgagctttttttgttttgttaactgAGGGGTCACTTACGCAGCTGGACAGCGTCAGGCTTCTCTCcatcagctctgctctgctggacCAAGGGGGCAAAGGACACTGCCAAGATGTTTTTACTCTCCCACGTGCACTGACCAGTCCTAGTTATCTGGGTCAGCTGcataaagacacaaaacctGAACTCAACACCGAACATTTATGAATTGAAATATTGTATAACTTTAGAGAACATGAGCCAAGGTCAGTTCCTTCAGAATATGTATTGTATAACTCTCTATCTATATCTATGTTTGCACACATGCtggtaaatataaataatagcTGTGAGGATATTTTGCCCATGTGACTCTGCTTCTAGTGCTTTTTTTTGGAGAATTTGTTCCTTGCATAAAGATAACTCGTATGAGGAAAATGCACTGTAGCAattatttctgcagaaatacagtatttacttaTTAAATAATACTCTTAATGCCTAAGAGAGGACTCTGCAGTGCAGGTGTTCATTATGGATGGCGGATATATACACTGTGTACTAAGAGACATATACATCATGCTCCTATAGTCAGCATAATTAGCATTAGCTCAATTCTTACACTTGCTTTGTATGTTAACACAGTGGGACATCGAGTATAATCAAGACAGTAAATTTGCTGGTCTCCAGTTGTCACAGTTCTATGTATTACACAGTATACTGTCTTATTGCTGACGCCTACAAGACACATTATCAAAATGTCTGCTGGTGTGAGATGTTTGCTGTGCAAGAGAAGGCTCTCTGCAGATAACAGATATCTGGTGGCTCAAGCCTAAAGTAATTACCAAGCCACAGTATGAAAGCTATCAAAACGCAGTTAAACCACATGAGAATGGGAACTCATCATGCATGAGTCGTGATAATGGTAGTGTATATGGTCGGGGCATTCAACTGACACACAGCAGGTCTACTAATACCGGTAGGTCCAGTAGATGCCTCTATTCATGGCCGTCTTtgatttactgtacacacaagGGGATAGGTACTTTTTATTCAATATAGCCACGATACaagtgtttacattttctgctcAAAGTAGACATGTTTAAAATAGTGTTCTGAGTAAAGGTTATGAATAATACACTCTGATCAAGGCCAACAGCAACTCCTGGGCTGCAGCATGGAGATGACATTTTTTAGGGGGCACCTCGCAGCTGAATACGTTAACAATGACATTTGTATCATATGATGTATTATACCGACACTACTAAGTGAAAAGTGAGggagttaaatataaaaaccttTCTGGGCtgacatttatgtttgtgttgtgttttctgttgttgatcTTTGATGAGGaaattatgtttattgttttgtatattgTTTCTTCTAAACAGCAAAAATATGCATATCTATGACTCTATAGTAGATAATAAGTCCGCAcagatatattaataaaaaagcAGGTCAAGATTAGTTCATAAGTAtttgtgaaatgaaataaaaaagttgttATTTCTGACTCAGAAACTGCAAATGCTATGCACCATACAGTAGCTCTTTTGGCACAATATCGTTTTGCTTTAAATGACAGGAATGGCTTTTTTGTAATTTGAACGCTCCCTCCCACTCTTGATGCTGGAGTTCATGTAGAAATACATGGTATGGAGAGCGGCAGACTTTcagtagtactagtactactgatactgatactggTTCTAGTACCATCTAGCAAATTTCTGATATTGTGACATTCCCACCGGGCACTTTCAAAAAGCTCTGTTCTCCCGAACCCTTTACTGCAGTGGGATGTTTCCTATTTGTTCCTCTGGAGAGTGATTTTAAGTGCTCCAAGCCGCttggagcagaaaaaaaaggccacaacaaaagcaaaatagCACATTTTGAAAATTATTAGTATTTGTATAAAAGTAGCCTGAGTGAATATAGTTTTTAGAGCTTTAATGCGCTCTTACAAACACCACGATCAGAAATCAGCTtaataatgtgaatgtgtgcatgctCCTTAATAACGCTCTCCACCGTCTTTGAAAACACAGTACCACATCCGATTGATTGAGTATTCTGAACTCTCTAAACTCACTCCAAGAGTATACTCAGGCCTTGGTTAAATAACTTCCACCATAAAATATTGCGTTACAATATCTCATCTAAGCctagttttactttatttcagctCCTTTTCCCTTTAAATGCTTTAGATTGCCCCAAATCATCCATCCAACCATGAATCTGTCAACATCTTTACCCTTCTTACTGGAAAAGATTGCTGACAACCTTCTTTTCTTCACCAATAACCAAAAATATGCTGAATTCtcaccattttaaataaaacatttatttatacagctcCTTACATGGCTGCTCAAACCCAGGAGCCGTTGTGTCTCAATAATGCATGTGAGAGTTCCATCATCAGTCTTGTAGGTCAAAGCTATTTTACCCTGTTTTCACTCGTGTGCTAGCATTCTGGACAGCCATCCCAATGTGCTGATTCTGTATTATTTTGATGGCACGAAGCACTTACCTGATCCTCTATAGGCATCACAAGAATGCCACCAATTTTGAGCAGTACTTTCATGTAATTTTCGTGGTCTTTTTGCACTCCAGCGCCACAATAAATGCGATCGTATTGGTGACTGTCTGTTGAGATTTCAAGGCAATTCCCCACCACAAAGACGGGTTCACAGAACTCAAACctgtgaaaaagacaaaaaaaataaaaatacaataagcAACCACAGAACAcatctttctcctttctttcagAATGTGTAAGCTGCGACAGAAATATGGAAATTAAATGAGTAGAATTAAAgacttaaatgtatttaatttgcaAGACG
The window above is part of the Anabas testudineus chromosome 17, fAnaTes1.2, whole genome shotgun sequence genome. Proteins encoded here:
- the pcmtd1 gene encoding protein-L-isoaspartate O-methyltransferase domain-containing protein 1 produces the protein MGGAVSAGEDNDDLIDNLKEAQYIRTEKVEQAFRAIDRGDYYLDGYRDSAYKDLAWKHGNIHLSAPCIYSEVMEALKLKPGLSFLNLGSGTGYLSTMVGLIIGPYGVNHGVELHKDVVEYAREKLDDFIKNSNSFDKFEFCEPVFVVGNCLEISTDSHQYDRIYCGAGVQKDHENYMKVLLKIGGILVMPIEDQLTQITRTGQCTWESKNILAVSFAPLVQQSRADGEKPDAVQLPPVTVRSLQDLSRIYIRRTLRNLANEDSQGKGMVQRVPQKRKRRRCRRRRINTYVFVGNQLIPQMVESEEEEHTEEEHKEVEEEEERDIGDIEILKQVNVLRDQIMALPLPESLKAYLLYYREK